In one window of Balaenoptera musculus isolate JJ_BM4_2016_0621 chromosome 10, mBalMus1.pri.v3, whole genome shotgun sequence DNA:
- the SOCS2 gene encoding suppressor of cytokine signaling 2 encodes MTLRCLEPSGNGAEGTQSHWGTSGSAEEPSPEAARLAKALRELSDTGWYWGSMTVNEAKEKLKEAPEGTFLIRDSSHSDYLLTISVKTSAGPTNLRIEYQDGKFRLDSIICVKSKLKQFDSVVHLIDYYVQMCKDKRTGPEAPRNGTVHLYLTKPLYTSAPPLQHLCRLTINKCTGTIWGLPLPTRLKDYLEEYKFQV; translated from the exons ATGACCCTGCGGTGCCTCGAGCCCTCCGGGAATGGCGCGGAAGGGACGCAGAGCCATTGGGGGACCTCGGGGTCGGCGGAGGAGCCGTCCCCGGAGGCGGCGCGTCTGGCGAAGGCCCTGCGGGAACTTAGTGACACAG GTTGGTACTGGGGAAGTATGACTGTTAATGAagccaaagagaaattaaaagaggCACCAGAAGGAACTTTCTTGATTAGAGATAGTTCGCATTCAGACTACCTACTAACAATATCTGTTAAAACATCAGCTGGACCAACTAATCTTCGCATCGAATACCAAGATGGGAAATTTAGATTGGACTCTATCATATGTGTCAAGTCCAAGCTTAAACAATTTGACAGTGTGGTTCATCTGATCGACTACTATGTTCAGATGTGCAAGGATAAGCGGACGGGCCCAGAAGCCCCCCGGAACGGCACTGTTCACCTTTATCTGACCAAACCGCTCTACACATCAGCACCACCTCTGCAGCATCTCTGTAGACTCACCATTAACAAATGTACCGGTACCATCTGGGGACTGCCTTTACCAACAAGACTAAAAGATTACTTGGAAGAATATAAATTCCAGGTAtaa